In one window of Shewanella goraebulensis DNA:
- the recO gene encoding DNA repair protein RecO, with protein MLRGYILHHRPYRESSVIVNLLVDGVGRLDALVRVGSGKKSIKSIIQPFQPLIFQFNNKSDSTDTSLKFITQIEPAAPALPLKSNSLYSAMYLNELLVRVLNAGQHAEGLFLHYHRSLMALASEFDSQHLRYFEMELLNELGALPSLEYDTQGENITAETSYRIIADEGFLPVAQQASANVTNSRHLLSGEMLINLKSKQLAENNLVQAKGLMRLLLSPLLGGKPLLSRKLFIKNPPKNNSE; from the coding sequence AGAATCAAGTGTGATTGTTAATCTGTTAGTCGATGGTGTAGGTCGCCTTGATGCCTTAGTCAGGGTGGGTAGCGGAAAAAAATCCATTAAAAGTATCATTCAGCCTTTTCAGCCGCTGATATTTCAGTTCAATAACAAGTCAGACTCTACTGATACCTCACTTAAATTTATTACTCAAATTGAGCCAGCCGCACCAGCATTACCGTTAAAGTCTAATAGTTTATATTCTGCGATGTACCTCAATGAACTTCTGGTTAGAGTACTTAATGCCGGCCAGCATGCTGAAGGCTTGTTTTTACATTACCATCGCAGTTTAATGGCACTTGCTAGTGAGTTTGACTCTCAACATTTACGTTACTTTGAAATGGAATTGCTGAATGAATTAGGCGCTTTACCATCCCTTGAATATGACACTCAAGGTGAAAATATAACTGCTGAGACTAGCTATCGAATTATTGCAGATGAAGGTTTTTTACCTGTGGCTCAGCAGGCATCGGCAAACGTGACAAATAGCCGACATTTATTATCAGGTGAGATGCTAATTAACTTAAAATCCAAACAACTTGCTGAAAATAATTTAGTGCAAGCTAAAGGCTTAATGAGGTTACTATTATCTCCTTTGCTAGGTGGGAAGCCATTATTGAGTAGAAAGTTATTCATTAAAAATCCCCCAAAAAACAACAGTGAATAG
- the acpS gene encoding holo-ACP synthase, whose amino-acid sequence MAIIGLGTDIVEIARIETQYERLGDKLAKRVLTPVELEIYQVSKVPHRYLAKRFSAKEAAAKALGTGIGRGVSFQHIHISNNDNGAPQISFTDGALARMNELGATCAHITIADELHYAVSTVIIES is encoded by the coding sequence ATGGCAATAATTGGTTTAGGGACTGATATTGTCGAAATAGCGCGAATAGAGACTCAGTATGAGCGTCTTGGCGATAAGTTAGCTAAACGTGTATTAACGCCTGTGGAACTCGAGATTTATCAAGTATCTAAAGTTCCACATCGTTACCTTGCTAAGCGATTTTCAGCGAAAGAAGCGGCTGCTAAAGCGCTTGGGACTGGGATTGGACGTGGTGTATCGTTTCAGCACATTCATATCAGCAATAATGATAATGGTGCTCCGCAGATAAGTTTCACCGATGGTGCTTTAGCGAGAATGAATGAGTTGGGTGCTACCTGTGCGCACATTACTATTGCTGACGAACTGCATTATGCTGTGTCGACGGTCATCATAGAATCCTAG
- the pdxJ gene encoding pyridoxine 5'-phosphate synthase, with the protein MSGILLGINIDHIATLRQARGTEYPDPVHAAAVAEHAGADGITIHLREDRRHIVDRDVYLLAKTLKTRMNFEFAVTEEMISIACDVKPAYACLVPEKREELTTEGGLDVAGQLDKITQAVKRLAAEGIKVSLFIDADKTQIDAAVASGAPYIEIHTGCYADAKTDAEQSLELARITEMAKYAHGKGLIVNAGHGLHYHNVKPIAAIPELYELNIGHAVIARAAIDGLAVAVKDMKQLMQEGRRGE; encoded by the coding sequence GTGAGTGGAATTTTATTAGGAATTAACATCGACCATATTGCTACTTTACGTCAGGCTCGTGGTACTGAGTACCCCGATCCTGTTCATGCAGCAGCAGTGGCAGAGCACGCAGGCGCTGATGGTATTACTATCCATTTACGTGAAGACCGCAGACACATTGTTGACCGCGATGTTTATTTACTCGCTAAAACATTAAAAACAAGAATGAACTTTGAGTTTGCTGTTACTGAAGAAATGATTTCAATCGCTTGTGATGTAAAGCCAGCTTACGCATGTCTTGTTCCTGAAAAGCGTGAAGAACTGACGACAGAAGGCGGTTTAGATGTTGCTGGTCAGCTCGATAAAATAACTCAAGCTGTCAAACGTTTAGCGGCAGAAGGTATTAAAGTGTCTTTATTCATAGATGCTGATAAAACTCAAATTGATGCCGCCGTTGCTTCAGGCGCTCCATATATTGAAATTCATACAGGTTGTTATGCTGATGCCAAAACAGATGCTGAGCAGTCACTAGAATTAGCCCGAATTACCGAAATGGCAAAGTATGCCCATGGAAAAGGTTTAATCGTTAATGCGGGGCATGGTTTGCATTACCATAACGTAAAGCCTATCGCAGCAATTCCAGAGTTATATGAGTTGAATATTGGTCATGCAGTTATTGCTCGTGCTGCAATTGATGGTTTAGCTGTAGCGGTAAAAGATATGAAGCAACTGATGCAAGAAGGTCGTAGAGGCGAGTAA
- a CDS encoding Mpo1 family 2-hydroxy fatty acid dioxygenase: MKTAVEQLATYKSVHLNPKNIRTHFVGVPLIIWSVFLLLNLIPINFVFLAEDGLKINIATIFAIGTLIYYFILHKGLALGLTIFIIPVLITSSMVATLNGAWAIGVGVFFVGWVIQFIGHKYEKAKPAFIDDLNQLLIGPFFLMAELYFMLGINKPLEAEITPIARDKRRALEAKRKQAG, from the coding sequence ATGAAAACGGCTGTGGAACAACTCGCAACTTATAAAAGTGTGCATTTAAATCCTAAAAATATCAGAACACACTTTGTAGGCGTACCACTCATCATTTGGTCAGTATTTTTGTTACTGAATTTGATACCAATCAATTTTGTATTCTTAGCTGAAGATGGCTTAAAAATTAATATCGCCACTATTTTTGCTATAGGCACACTCATTTATTACTTCATTTTGCATAAAGGTTTAGCGCTGGGATTAACGATTTTTATTATTCCAGTGCTCATTACATCATCAATGGTAGCAACGCTTAATGGTGCTTGGGCTATTGGTGTAGGGGTATTTTTTGTTGGTTGGGTGATTCAGTTCATTGGTCATAAATATGAAAAAGCTAAACCCGCTTTTATTGATGACTTAAATCAATTACTCATTGGTCCTTTTTTCTTGATGGCAGAGTTATATTTTATGCTAGGTATAAACAAACCTTTAGAGGCAGAGATAACCCCGATTGCCCGTGATAAACGTAGAGCCC